A region from the Oceanidesulfovibrio marinus genome encodes:
- a CDS encoding CsgG/HfaB family protein: MHTTASAGIRYIAGFLAVLACLLLAPAIAGAVEYHVEVQGYGVTHSDAVVDGLQEASRQVTGVSIDSQEIVRSQSAMVTVDTDDGDSSTAMVGKSSDSAITIGTSGIIKRYSVLDSGQDGGQHVVTLSVTIEKYESPGLSTDSRRKLAVMPFRPGRGVSGRAIDLLSQSLVNEFTQSRRFAVLDREYEEVMAKERNVWASGDASVLERAKLGQRLGADYLVYGTVSSLWVNTKKTYIEMTDETVVETSGGASVEYRLMVPATGQVKWSDTVSTSFHRDGGGGGMESSMLKTLATKIVHESMEVIYPIRIINISGSKIYINQGGKTVSKGDRFDVFSLGEELIDPYTNESLGQEEVKIGAIVVKQVKPKYAIAEVVSGDKGAFEKNYICRRGKAVKSAKRAKPKGSASNVKTTQSGGVVLPFDKK; this comes from the coding sequence ATGCATACGACAGCAAGTGCAGGAATACGATACATCGCAGGCTTCCTTGCCGTTCTGGCCTGCCTCCTTCTGGCCCCCGCCATTGCGGGCGCCGTGGAGTACCATGTGGAGGTGCAGGGCTATGGCGTGACGCACTCCGACGCCGTGGTGGATGGGCTCCAGGAAGCATCGCGGCAGGTGACCGGCGTCTCCATCGACTCGCAGGAGATCGTTCGCAGCCAGTCCGCCATGGTCACCGTGGACACGGATGACGGCGACAGCTCTACAGCCATGGTTGGCAAGTCTTCCGACAGCGCCATCACCATAGGCACCTCCGGCATCATCAAGCGATACAGCGTGCTCGACTCCGGTCAGGATGGCGGGCAGCACGTGGTCACCCTGTCTGTGACCATCGAGAAGTACGAATCCCCGGGGCTTTCCACGGACAGCCGGCGCAAGCTGGCCGTCATGCCGTTCCGGCCCGGCCGCGGCGTTTCCGGCCGCGCCATCGATCTGCTTTCGCAGTCCTTGGTCAACGAGTTCACGCAGAGCCGCCGCTTCGCCGTGCTCGATCGTGAGTACGAGGAAGTGATGGCTAAGGAGCGCAACGTGTGGGCCAGCGGCGACGCCAGCGTGCTTGAACGAGCCAAGCTCGGTCAGCGCCTGGGTGCGGACTACCTGGTGTACGGCACGGTGAGCAGCCTTTGGGTGAACACGAAAAAGACCTACATCGAGATGACGGACGAGACCGTTGTGGAGACCTCCGGCGGCGCGTCTGTGGAGTACCGGCTCATGGTGCCGGCCACGGGCCAGGTGAAGTGGTCCGATACGGTCTCCACCTCCTTCCACCGGGACGGCGGGGGCGGCGGGATGGAATCGAGCATGCTCAAGACGCTCGCCACCAAGATCGTGCACGAGAGCATGGAGGTCATCTACCCCATCCGCATCATCAACATCTCGGGCTCGAAGATCTACATCAATCAGGGCGGCAAGACCGTGTCCAAGGGCGATCGGTTCGACGTCTTCTCACTCGGCGAGGAGCTCATCGACCCCTACACCAACGAGTCCCTGGGGCAGGAAGAGGTCAAGATCGGCGCCATCGTGGTCAAGCAGGTGAAGCCCAAGTACGCCATTGCCGAGGTCGTGTCCGGAGACAAGGGCGCCTTTGAGAAGAACTACATCTGCCGCCGCGGCAAAGCCGTGAAGAGCGCGAAGCGAGCCAAGCCCAAAGGCAGCGCCTCCAATGTGAAGACAACGCAGTCTGGAGGCGTGGTGCTACCGTTTGATAAGAAGTAG
- a CDS encoding glycosyltransferase family 1 protein, which translates to MNILMLAINDPAGTAIAFTNAINRYTEHTCRLVTKELRYTCMFEKDLHEEWLDAAEKQEVGVLMEEADIFHFHMTCDEDTPFCGFLPRDFMDRTIIVHHHHGHPDFRGDPAKFERKYDERARINRLVSTPDLLKLLPGSRWQPNIVPIHDVLYLPMPDIKDETVQIAHAPTRKELKNTAELLHVLEKLKAEGLPFGFTMIENKTHAECLRIKRRAHIIFDHLQGYFGISSLESLSQGRCVVAGLDDWNRRNILEITGAERLPWFLSSLDTLEDDLRELILNHETRMAYGHYARTFMETYWNEQRMISHLIDFYESCAC; encoded by the coding sequence ATGAACATATTGATGCTCGCAATCAACGACCCGGCCGGGACCGCCATTGCCTTTACCAACGCCATCAACCGCTATACCGAGCACACGTGCCGTCTTGTCACCAAAGAGCTGCGCTACACCTGCATGTTCGAGAAGGATCTGCATGAAGAATGGCTCGATGCGGCAGAGAAGCAAGAGGTTGGCGTCCTCATGGAAGAGGCGGACATCTTCCACTTCCACATGACCTGCGATGAGGACACACCTTTCTGCGGATTCCTTCCCCGGGACTTCATGGACCGTACGATTATCGTCCACCATCACCATGGACACCCTGATTTCCGCGGTGACCCTGCGAAGTTCGAACGCAAGTACGACGAACGCGCACGCATCAACCGCCTTGTGAGCACACCCGACCTGCTCAAGTTACTCCCCGGCTCCCGCTGGCAGCCCAATATCGTGCCAATCCATGATGTTCTGTACCTCCCCATGCCGGACATCAAGGATGAGACCGTACAGATCGCACACGCACCCACCCGGAAAGAGCTCAAGAATACAGCCGAGTTGCTGCACGTTCTGGAGAAACTCAAAGCTGAAGGCCTGCCTTTCGGCTTCACAATGATCGAAAACAAAACCCATGCGGAGTGCCTGCGAATCAAGCGCCGCGCACACATCATCTTCGATCACCTGCAGGGGTACTTCGGAATCAGCAGCCTGGAGTCGCTCAGCCAGGGCCGCTGCGTCGTGGCCGGGCTCGATGACTGGAACAGGAGAAACATCCTTGAGATCACAGGGGCGGAGAGACTGCCCTGGTTCCTCAGCAGCCTCGACACGCTGGAGGATGACCTGCGGGAGCTTATCCTGAACCACGAGACGCGTATGGCGTACGGGCACTACGCCCGAACATTCATGGAAACATACTGGAACGAGCAGCGCATGATCTCCCACCTCATTGATTTTTATGAGAGCTGTGCGTGCTAG
- the lpoB gene encoding penicillin-binding protein activator LpoB — MNRLRLFSVAALLLALVVACGCTPKKTVKVDPMQDSVTMGLDYQDFAGAADAMINDMLASGAVDRPGGGRYVLAISRVTNDTMQRIDTDQLTKKIRVALLRSGKVVTTTAIGLGGPEDPMAAEVRKLRKSKEVNQGTVARKGQIVAPDLSLSGKIIQRNYRVDSETQQVDYYFMLSLTDVNTGLAIWESEKPISKQGTSRSVSW; from the coding sequence ATGAATCGTCTTCGTTTGTTCAGCGTGGCGGCGTTGCTGCTCGCTCTCGTCGTCGCCTGTGGATGCACCCCAAAGAAAACGGTCAAGGTCGACCCCATGCAGGACTCCGTGACCATGGGGCTGGACTATCAGGACTTTGCCGGCGCCGCCGATGCGATGATCAACGACATGCTGGCTTCGGGCGCCGTGGATCGGCCCGGCGGCGGCCGCTATGTCCTGGCCATCTCCCGCGTGACCAACGACACCATGCAGCGCATCGACACCGACCAGTTGACCAAGAAGATCCGCGTGGCCCTGCTGCGCAGCGGCAAGGTCGTCACCACCACGGCCATCGGCCTGGGCGGTCCGGAAGACCCCATGGCCGCCGAGGTGCGCAAGCTGCGCAAGTCCAAGGAGGTCAACCAGGGAACCGTGGCGCGCAAGGGCCAGATCGTCGCGCCGGACCTCAGCCTCTCCGGCAAGATTATCCAGCGCAACTACCGCGTGGACTCCGAGACGCAGCAGGTGGACTACTACTTCATGCTCTCGTTGACCGACGTGAACACCGGCCTGGCAATCTGGGAATCGGAAAAGCCGATCAGCAAACAGGGCACCTCGCGCAGCGTGTCCTGGTAG
- a CDS encoding COG3014 family protein encodes MRSVISCVVLCVALCLTGCGVQSRAKTSDFNKLYEEGQYEEALKVATDGAANATEASDPLLWNLHAGACYIAEDRFDNAITIFDEAEAYCKQDDLENDALKGAQTAGEILTNRYLLDYDPTQYDKTFVNYYKALSFMALGDFDNSRVEWNRVYERQRMAVQEFEKEIAKTREEIEAEAEQRVAEAQNATEATNATAVEAEPDAEETDVDMDRMVEAAKAKMDEKSENHRAWKPYTDYVNPYPTYIGGIYWLAKGEDKGDYEKALDNFKRVKGMTECQLVDKDIEAATACLGKAGGKAAQKNVWVVFENGMGPELKEVRLDLPIFAVSQDSPIKTVSMALPYMAFRNKAYDYLEIEAGKAKDRTIQLADIDRVVATEFDVYYDSILAKSIASTITKMLTQVVAEKTLGDTGALIMGIFNSLTTQADTRMWTALPKEVQVARLPLPEDGHLLLKSPQGVVLSEIEIPDCNDCIVYVRIPKANVPAAVATIPL; translated from the coding sequence GTGAGGAGTGTCATATCCTGCGTCGTGCTGTGTGTCGCCTTGTGTCTGACTGGTTGCGGTGTTCAATCCCGCGCAAAGACGTCTGATTTCAACAAGCTCTACGAAGAAGGCCAGTACGAGGAGGCCTTGAAGGTCGCTACCGACGGCGCTGCCAATGCGACGGAGGCCAGCGATCCTCTGCTCTGGAACCTGCACGCCGGGGCGTGTTATATTGCCGAGGACCGCTTCGATAACGCCATTACAATTTTCGACGAGGCCGAAGCATACTGCAAGCAGGATGATCTGGAGAACGACGCGCTCAAGGGCGCGCAGACAGCCGGCGAGATTCTCACCAACCGGTATCTCCTCGACTACGATCCCACCCAATACGACAAGACGTTCGTCAACTACTACAAGGCGCTCTCCTTCATGGCGCTGGGGGATTTCGACAACTCGCGCGTCGAATGGAACCGCGTGTACGAGCGGCAGCGCATGGCCGTTCAGGAGTTCGAGAAGGAGATAGCCAAGACCAGGGAAGAGATTGAGGCCGAGGCTGAGCAGCGTGTTGCGGAAGCCCAGAACGCCACCGAGGCCACCAATGCGACTGCCGTCGAGGCCGAGCCGGACGCGGAAGAGACCGATGTCGACATGGATCGCATGGTCGAGGCCGCCAAGGCCAAGATGGACGAAAAAAGCGAAAATCACCGCGCCTGGAAACCGTACACAGACTATGTGAACCCGTACCCCACCTACATCGGCGGCATATACTGGCTCGCCAAGGGAGAGGACAAGGGCGACTACGAAAAGGCTCTGGACAACTTCAAGCGCGTCAAGGGCATGACCGAGTGCCAGCTGGTGGACAAGGATATCGAGGCCGCCACGGCGTGCCTGGGCAAGGCCGGAGGTAAAGCCGCGCAGAAGAATGTCTGGGTCGTGTTCGAAAACGGTATGGGCCCGGAGCTCAAGGAGGTCCGGCTCGACCTGCCTATCTTCGCGGTCAGCCAGGATTCGCCCATCAAGACCGTCTCCATGGCCCTGCCGTACATGGCGTTCCGCAACAAGGCCTATGATTATCTGGAGATCGAGGCCGGCAAGGCCAAGGATCGCACGATCCAGCTGGCCGACATCGACCGTGTCGTCGCCACCGAGTTCGACGTCTACTATGACTCGATCCTCGCCAAGAGTATCGCCTCCACCATCACCAAGATGCTGACACAGGTCGTGGCGGAGAAGACTTTGGGCGATACAGGCGCTCTGATCATGGGCATTTTCAACTCGCTCACAACGCAGGCCGACACCCGGATGTGGACCGCGCTGCCCAAGGAAGTCCAGGTTGCGCGCCTTCCCCTGCCCGAGGACGGCCATCTGCTTCTCAAGTCGCCGCAGGGCGTGGTCCTCTCCGAGATAGAGATACCTGACTGCAACGACTGCATCGTCTACGTCCGCATTCCGAAAGCCAATGTCCCCGCCGCGGTTGCAACCATACCGCTGTAG
- a CDS encoding potassium transporter Kup, whose product MQQPHDTPTLGKRAALSIAALGVVFGDIGTSPLYAIRECFHGEYGIAVTESNVLGVLSLVFWALLLVVTIKYLVFIMRADNDGEGGVLALTALAKPKQVRMGTPSWVLVAFGLFAACLLYGDGMITPAISVLSAVEGLGHIEPVFAPYVIHVTLGILVGLFLLQRHGTAKVGTLFGPIILVWFCVLAALGLPQIIGNPKVLSALLPWHGIEFLVENRAHGFVVLGAVFLVVTGAEAIYADMGHFGSSPIRLTWFAVAFPALTLNYFGQGAHLMANPQDAFHPFYAIVPHWALIPLVILATMATIIASQAVITGAFSLTSQAINLGYLPRLRVTHTSSTHIGQIYVAPVNWLLMICTVGLVLGFRSSSKLAAAYGVAVTATMLITSILFFVVARKRWNWSLPAAGALTVLFLMVDSSFFVSNMTKIFHGAWFPLLIGGVFFIVMITWEEGREILGAKIQGLTESLSAFMDQVLADKPQRVEGQAFFLTGSYDRVPMAMVQNMRHNKIVHSEVYFLHIRIEEIPRVPNMEKIELERFGSGIYRIIAHFGFMEEPKIATILELCKGLGIEADLETASFFLGREKLILGDKPGMGRLRAHLFLFLSHNAMDAAGFFDIPSEQVIEVGAQLEL is encoded by the coding sequence ATGCAACAACCCCACGACACCCCCACGTTAGGCAAGCGGGCCGCGCTCTCCATTGCCGCTCTCGGCGTCGTGTTCGGCGATATCGGAACGAGCCCCCTCTACGCCATCCGCGAGTGTTTCCACGGCGAGTACGGCATCGCCGTCACTGAGAGCAATGTGCTCGGCGTGCTTTCCCTGGTCTTCTGGGCCTTGCTGCTCGTCGTCACCATCAAGTACCTCGTCTTCATCATGCGTGCGGACAACGACGGGGAGGGCGGCGTGCTCGCCCTGACAGCCCTGGCCAAGCCCAAGCAGGTGCGCATGGGCACGCCGTCCTGGGTGCTGGTGGCCTTTGGCCTGTTCGCGGCGTGTCTGCTCTATGGCGACGGCATGATCACCCCGGCGATTTCGGTGCTCAGCGCCGTGGAAGGCCTGGGGCATATCGAGCCGGTGTTCGCCCCGTATGTGATCCACGTCACCCTCGGCATCCTGGTCGGGTTGTTCCTGCTCCAGCGCCACGGCACGGCCAAGGTGGGGACGCTCTTCGGGCCGATCATCCTGGTCTGGTTCTGCGTGCTCGCCGCACTGGGCCTGCCGCAGATCATCGGCAACCCCAAGGTGCTCTCCGCGCTCCTGCCCTGGCACGGCATCGAGTTTCTGGTCGAGAACCGAGCGCACGGCTTCGTGGTGCTCGGCGCGGTCTTTCTGGTGGTGACCGGAGCAGAGGCCATCTACGCGGACATGGGCCATTTCGGCAGCAGCCCCATCCGGCTGACCTGGTTCGCCGTGGCGTTTCCCGCCCTGACGCTCAACTACTTTGGGCAAGGCGCGCATCTGATGGCGAACCCGCAGGACGCCTTCCACCCGTTCTACGCCATCGTGCCGCACTGGGCGCTGATACCTCTGGTCATCCTCGCCACCATGGCCACCATCATCGCCTCCCAGGCCGTGATCACCGGAGCCTTCTCCCTGACGAGCCAGGCCATCAACCTGGGCTACCTGCCGCGGCTGCGCGTGACGCACACCTCCAGCACGCACATCGGGCAGATCTACGTGGCGCCGGTGAACTGGCTGTTGATGATCTGCACCGTGGGGCTGGTGCTCGGCTTCCGCTCGTCCAGCAAGCTGGCCGCGGCATACGGCGTGGCGGTCACGGCCACCATGCTCATCACCTCGATCCTCTTCTTTGTGGTGGCGCGGAAGCGCTGGAACTGGTCGCTGCCCGCCGCCGGCGCGCTCACCGTGCTGTTTCTCATGGTGGACAGCTCCTTCTTCGTCTCGAACATGACCAAGATCTTCCACGGGGCGTGGTTCCCGCTGCTCATCGGCGGCGTGTTCTTCATTGTCATGATCACCTGGGAGGAAGGCCGGGAAATCCTCGGTGCGAAGATCCAGGGGCTCACGGAGAGTCTCAGCGCGTTCATGGATCAGGTCCTCGCGGACAAGCCCCAGCGGGTGGAAGGGCAGGCCTTCTTTCTGACCGGCAGCTACGACCGTGTCCCCATGGCCATGGTCCAGAACATGCGCCACAACAAGATCGTGCACTCCGAGGTCTACTTTCTGCACATCCGCATCGAGGAAATTCCCAGGGTCCCGAACATGGAGAAGATCGAGCTGGAGCGGTTCGGCTCGGGCATCTATCGCATCATCGCGCACTTCGGGTTCATGGAAGAGCCCAAGATCGCCACCATCCTGGAGCTCTGCAAAGGGCTCGGCATCGAGGCGGATCTGGAGACGGCGAGCTTCTTCCTTGGCCGCGAGAAGCTGATCCTGGGCGACAAGCCCGGCATGGGACGCCTGCGGGCGCATCTTTTCCTCTTCCTTTCGCACAACGCCATGGACGCCGCCGGGTTCTTCGACATCCCCTCGGAGCAGGTCATTGAGGTCGGAGCCCAGCTGGAGCTCTGA
- a CDS encoding DUF6844 domain-containing protein gives MNKILCMAIAMAIMMLSAPLTGLANDGQAAPAEEAQVAGEATDAPKAGPAIPTELTQAVQQQVGAAMQTQQEQAAPAAETQAAPEAVAEQSQAPLQESEQAAAAIPAPAQTTGTVVNAVQEVMAPTPPPPAEPREEAAAGPVYLDSMPSDEVTAEIADSSKPEPVNPDILLTELIDEYQTSGMGRVFLEKMDRQELFYTTATAIVNVKSNRKNWVDHRVEAYREAILDAQAQYIEFLSSSIGATVKKTLIEDNQLPQFTDEEIANPSKVKSLVDKLVALGGTYLDNKLEEMGVDPKEYDAAPPSKKKLLMMKAIQQETITRSMAELSGVVPVKSFEAHDKDGNYKVAVAIVASPKFRSFAKEVLESRENVKPNARKVGGPSVRAQILGDKKALLQEFGIRRIYDQDGYPVLVSYGQSGMGYAGDNYQKKELYRQASFDHAESQAKANYALLMNAYGHTSSQTLESSVVKDVAKVTLRDGEEVPSEEFSTDMIKSEIQKIEVHGSIKSFPGIRELYRWTITHPENGQEVNGVVYAWSPRSAALAQEMKKTPEQKAAKAPAQPKHEGSAGGNVSKDVMSPNDF, from the coding sequence ATGAACAAGATATTATGCATGGCGATCGCCATGGCGATCATGATGTTGTCGGCGCCGCTGACCGGCCTGGCGAATGATGGACAGGCGGCTCCGGCTGAAGAGGCCCAGGTCGCCGGGGAGGCCACCGATGCTCCCAAGGCTGGTCCGGCCATCCCCACCGAGCTGACCCAGGCTGTCCAGCAGCAGGTGGGTGCAGCAATGCAGACGCAGCAAGAGCAGGCCGCTCCGGCGGCAGAAACGCAGGCCGCCCCGGAAGCTGTGGCCGAACAGTCGCAAGCGCCCCTGCAGGAATCCGAACAGGCTGCCGCCGCCATTCCGGCGCCGGCCCAGACCACCGGCACGGTAGTCAACGCCGTGCAGGAGGTCATGGCTCCCACGCCGCCGCCTCCGGCCGAACCCCGGGAAGAGGCTGCCGCCGGTCCCGTTTATCTGGACTCCATGCCGAGCGACGAGGTCACTGCCGAGATCGCCGACTCCAGCAAGCCCGAGCCGGTGAACCCGGACATTCTGCTCACGGAGCTCATCGACGAGTATCAGACCTCCGGCATGGGCCGCGTGTTCCTGGAGAAGATGGACCGGCAGGAGCTGTTCTACACCACGGCCACGGCCATCGTGAACGTCAAATCGAACAGGAAGAACTGGGTGGACCACAGGGTGGAGGCGTACCGCGAGGCAATCCTCGACGCCCAGGCCCAGTACATCGAGTTCCTCAGCTCAAGCATCGGCGCCACGGTCAAGAAGACCTTGATCGAGGACAACCAGTTGCCGCAGTTCACTGACGAAGAAATCGCCAACCCGTCGAAAGTAAAGAGCCTCGTGGACAAGCTCGTGGCTCTCGGCGGCACCTACCTGGACAACAAGCTCGAAGAAATGGGCGTGGACCCCAAGGAGTATGATGCCGCGCCGCCGAGCAAGAAAAAGCTGCTGATGATGAAGGCCATCCAGCAGGAGACCATCACGCGCTCCATGGCCGAGCTTTCCGGCGTGGTCCCGGTCAAATCCTTCGAGGCGCACGACAAGGACGGGAACTACAAGGTGGCGGTGGCCATCGTGGCGTCTCCCAAGTTCCGCAGCTTTGCCAAGGAGGTCCTGGAGAGCCGTGAGAACGTCAAGCCGAACGCGCGCAAAGTAGGCGGTCCCTCGGTTCGCGCGCAGATCCTCGGCGACAAGAAGGCCCTGCTGCAGGAGTTCGGCATCCGCAGGATCTACGACCAGGACGGCTACCCCGTCCTCGTCTCTTACGGTCAAAGCGGCATGGGCTATGCGGGCGACAACTATCAGAAGAAAGAGCTCTATCGCCAGGCGTCGTTCGACCATGCGGAAAGCCAGGCCAAGGCCAACTACGCCCTGCTCATGAACGCCTATGGCCACACCTCCAGCCAGACGCTGGAAAGCTCCGTGGTCAAAGACGTCGCCAAGGTCACGCTGCGGGATGGCGAAGAGGTGCCGTCGGAAGAGTTCAGCACCGACATGATAAAGTCGGAGATCCAGAAGATCGAGGTGCACGGCTCCATCAAGAGCTTCCCCGGCATCCGGGAGCTCTACCGCTGGACAATCACGCATCCCGAGAACGGCCAGGAGGTCAACGGCGTGGTCTATGCCTGGTCTCCGCGCTCCGCCGCGCTGGCCCAGGAGATGAAGAAGACGCCTGAGCAGAAGGCGGCCAAGGCCCCGGCCCAGCCGAAGCACGAGGGCTCTGCCGGCGGCAACGTGAGTAAGGACGTCATGTCCCCCAACGACTTCTAG